One part of the Arabidopsis thaliana chromosome 1 sequence genome encodes these proteins:
- a CDS encoding Plant invertase/pectin methylesterase inhibitor superfamily protein: protein MNPKEPNTSHNNMVTMMRPTLLILLFSTFLPQILTVDPPLLPSNGSDFIRLACNTTLYPDLCFSTLSSFANSIQNDSNRLARVAISLTLHNTLHLLSYLQNAYNRDHPTPVLRDCFENLKDAVDGMRGSMKQMKELVSASGSIESFRFQMSNVKTWLSAALTDEYTCTDGFKDVHEDDSIKDDVCSRVDDVKKLTSNALALVNRYADESIIN, encoded by the coding sequence ATGAATCCAAAAGAGCCAAACACATCACACAACAATATGGTAACAATGATGAGACCTACTCTCCTTATACTTCTCTTTTCCACCTTTCTCCCACAAATCCTCACCGTTGATCCACCACTCCTACCATCCAACGGCTCCGATTTCATCCGTTTGGCCTGCAACACCACACTCTACCCGGACCTTTGCTTCTCCACTCTCTCCTCTTTTGCCAACTCCATCCAAAATGACTCAAACCGCCTCGCGCGCGTAGCCATCTCCCTCACTCTCCACAACACTCTCCACCTTCTCTCTTACCTCCAAAACGCTTATAACCGCGACCACCCAACCCCCGTCCTTAGAGACTGCTTCGAGAATCTTAAAGATGCCGTTGACGGTATGAGAGGCTCCATGAAACAGATGAAGGAGCTTGTCTCCGCGTCTGGCTCGATCGAGTCATTTAGGTTCCAGATGAGTAATGTCAAGACTTGGCTTAGTGCAGCTCTTACTGATGAGTATACTTGTACGGACGGGTTCAAAGACGTCCACGAAGACGACTCTATCAAAGATGACGTCTGCTCTCGAGTCGATGACGTCAAGAAGCTTACTAGCAATGCGCTGGCTTTAGTTAACCGCTATGCCGACGAGtcaataataaattaa
- a CDS encoding Plant invertase/pectin methylesterase inhibitor superfamily protein (Plant invertase/pectin methylesterase inhibitor superfamily protein; FUNCTIONS IN: enzyme inhibitor activity, pectinesterase inhibitor activity, pectinesterase activity; INVOLVED IN: biological_process unknown; LOCATED IN: endomembrane system; EXPRESSED IN: 7 plant structures; EXPRESSED DURING: 4 anthesis, C globular stage, petal differentiation and expansion stage; CONTAINS InterPro DOMAIN/s: Pectinesterase inhibitor (InterPro:IPR006501); BEST Arabidopsis thaliana protein match is: Plant invertase/pectin methylesterase inhibitor superfamily protein (TAIR:AT1G23205.1); Has 807 Blast hits to 800 proteins in 40 species: Archae - 0; Bacteria - 0; Metazoa - 0; Fungi - 0; Plants - 807; Viruses - 0; Other Eukaryotes - 0 (source: NCBI BLink).) yields MVTMMRPTLLILLFSTFLPQILTVDPPLLPSNGSDFIRLACNTTLYPDLCFSTLSSFANSIQNDSNRLARVAISLTLHNTLHLLSYLQNAYNRDHPTPVLRDCFENLKDAVDGMRGSMKQMKELVSASGSIESFRFQMSNVKTWLSAALTDEYTCTDGFKDVHEDDSIKDDVCSRVDDVKKLTSNALALVNRYADESIIN; encoded by the coding sequence ATGGTAACAATGATGAGACCTACTCTCCTTATACTTCTCTTTTCCACCTTTCTCCCACAAATCCTCACCGTTGATCCACCACTCCTACCATCCAACGGCTCCGATTTCATCCGTTTGGCCTGCAACACCACACTCTACCCGGACCTTTGCTTCTCCACTCTCTCCTCTTTTGCCAACTCCATCCAAAATGACTCAAACCGCCTCGCGCGCGTAGCCATCTCCCTCACTCTCCACAACACTCTCCACCTTCTCTCTTACCTCCAAAACGCTTATAACCGCGACCACCCAACCCCCGTCCTTAGAGACTGCTTCGAGAATCTTAAAGATGCCGTTGACGGTATGAGAGGCTCCATGAAACAGATGAAGGAGCTTGTCTCCGCGTCTGGCTCGATCGAGTCATTTAGGTTCCAGATGAGTAATGTCAAGACTTGGCTTAGTGCAGCTCTTACTGATGAGTATACTTGTACGGACGGGTTCAAAGACGTCCACGAAGACGACTCTATCAAAGATGACGTCTGCTCTCGAGTCGATGACGTCAAGAAGCTTACTAGCAATGCGCTGGCTTTAGTTAACCGCTATGCCGACGAGtcaataataaattaa